The segment TCGGACACCTGCTGCTGCGCATCCTCCCGCCGCTTGTCGTCGCCGACCTCGGCTCCGGCGAAGGTTTGTTGAGCGAACTGCTCGCCCGCCGCTGCAAAAAGGTCATCGCGGTGGACAACTCGGAAAAGATTGTCGCCTTCGGCGCGGCCAAGGCGAAGAAAAACGGTCTAAAGAACCTGGAGTTCCGGCTCGGCGACCTGGAAAACCCGCCTGTCGAGGCGCAGAGCGTTGACCTCGTCATCCTCAGCCAGGCGTTGCACCACGCGGAGACGCCCGCCACGGCGATCTGCTCCGCCTTCAAGATGCTCCGCAGCGGCGGGCAGATCATGATTCTCGATTTGCTCCAGCACACTTTTAACAAGGCTCGCGAGCTTTACGGCGACCGCTGGCTCGGATTCGCTGAAAGCGATCTGCATCGCTGGCTGGAAGAAGCCGGGTTCAAGAGAATTGAAATCGGCATCGTGGCGCGCGAGGAACAGCCGCCGCATTTCCAGACCATTCTGGCGAGTGGAGTGAAATAGCCCCATCCTCCCG is part of the Candidatus Angelobacter sp. genome and harbors:
- a CDS encoding metalloregulator ArsR/SmtB family transcription factor — protein: MSSTLNSLRALADPTRLRIVALLARDELSVNELQEITRLGQSRISTHLGLLQDAGLLQSRREGKRTFYRWNENADAVAREFIQLAVRGAKETREHTADQLNLKRILARRNEQAQVYFNQIAGRFDRVYGPGRSWQAFGHLLLRILPPLVVADLGSGEGLLSELLARRCKKVIAVDNSEKIVAFGAAKAKKNGLKNLEFRLGDLENPPVEAQSVDLVILSQALHHAETPATAICSAFKMLRSGGQIMILDLLQHTFNKARELYGDRWLGFAESDLHRWLEEAGFKRIEIGIVAREEQPPHFQTILASGVK